In the Elizabethkingia bruuniana genome, GTAGCTGAGAATAGTTTGTATACAACATTCACCAATTCAATGACAATAGAGTATTCCTTTGAAGTATTTAATAGATTTCTTAAACCGGGATCAATATTGGAATTAGGACCTGCAGAGGGCTTAATGACTAATTATTTAAAAGATATTGACCCTAATTTAACTGTTATTGAAGGTTCAAAAATATTTGCAGATCAATTAAAACTTAAATTTCCAACAATTAACGTTATCCAAGCATTGTTTGAAGATGTTCAGTTAGATAAACAATTTGATAATATTATATTAGGACACGTCTTAGAACATGTTGAAGATCCGGATAAACTATTGAATTATATTAAGCCGTGGCTAAAAGATGGAGGAGTTATTTTATGTGCTGTTCCTAATGCAAGATCATTACACCGACAAGCGGCAGTAGAAATAGGTTTTATAGAGAGTATTTTTGAAATGAGTAAAAAAGATATTCATCATGGGCATATGAGAATTTATACTCCGGAAACTTTGCAACGCGATTTTCTGCAATCAGGATATAA is a window encoding:
- a CDS encoding class I SAM-dependent methyltransferase, encoding MKKFSQEKLENVAENSLYTTFTNSMTIEYSFEVFNRFLKPGSILELGPAEGLMTNYLKDIDPNLTVIEGSKIFADQLKLKFPTINVIQALFEDVQLDKQFDNIILGHVLEHVEDPDKLLNYIKPWLKDGGVILCAVPNARSLHRQAAVEIGFIESIFEMSKKDIHHGHMRIYTPETLQRDFLQSGYKIKNKGGYWLKPLTDKQLESVLDKSMLRGFMKLGEFYPDIAGEIYIVATL